A stretch of Pseudoclavibacter chungangensis DNA encodes these proteins:
- a CDS encoding VaFE repeat-containing surface-anchored protein, with amino-acid sequence MSTDSRRHPRQLARWLGGLLAATCAVVAPAAAAAAEPVTTGDTVYIGNSIGYGGTALHPVWTETPATGDPDFLAYCIEHDVPARSDAEGVVGDLDGYLGENHFSDPTIQGKVLWVLAHSYPALSLEAFGAAAGVPGISQNDAIEATQYAIWRYTDLAWDADWPFESEDSETAYWYLVNGANASDGLTPDDLQVTVSVTGPTAEQSAGSLVGPFLISTNQERVSVASDPSTAITDASGSPIDASNVHDGDEVFLDLRGSDAAGSATVRASASGASGSGLVLSVPKRTGETPAAGEANHAQSLILVAADTASPPAESGVTWSGTRSEPAIRTSVVDSADGDQVLPWNGGTVVDTVAYENLTPGTEYTVTGELIDRADSTPTGITGRTTFTPTEPNGSVQVTFTVPDGYAGTTLVAFERLFEGTDTTIAPVATHEDINDLAQTVTVEDAPATPTPTASTPTASTPTASSPTAPNSTGEQLAHTGSDLAGGLLTVALLALVAGGAVLAARRRA; translated from the coding sequence GCTGGCCGCGACCTGCGCCGTCGTCGCCCCCGCGGCGGCGGCCGCCGCCGAGCCGGTCACGACAGGCGACACGGTCTATATCGGAAACTCGATCGGCTACGGCGGGACCGCACTGCACCCGGTCTGGACGGAAACCCCCGCGACAGGGGACCCGGACTTCCTCGCGTACTGCATCGAACACGATGTTCCCGCCCGCAGCGACGCCGAAGGTGTCGTCGGCGACCTGGACGGCTACCTCGGCGAGAACCACTTCTCGGACCCGACGATCCAGGGCAAGGTCCTGTGGGTGCTGGCGCACAGCTATCCGGCACTGAGCCTCGAGGCATTCGGGGCGGCGGCGGGGGTTCCCGGCATCTCGCAGAACGATGCGATCGAGGCGACGCAGTACGCGATCTGGCGATACACGGATCTCGCGTGGGACGCCGACTGGCCGTTCGAGTCCGAGGACTCGGAGACCGCCTACTGGTACCTGGTGAACGGGGCGAACGCGTCCGACGGCCTCACGCCGGATGATCTGCAGGTCACGGTCTCGGTCACGGGGCCGACGGCCGAGCAGTCGGCGGGAAGCCTTGTCGGGCCGTTCCTGATCAGCACGAACCAGGAGCGCGTCTCCGTCGCCAGCGATCCGTCCACGGCGATCACCGACGCGTCGGGCTCACCGATCGACGCCTCGAACGTGCACGACGGCGACGAGGTCTTCCTGGATCTCCGGGGATCGGACGCGGCCGGTTCCGCGACGGTGCGAGCGAGCGCATCCGGTGCCAGCGGGAGCGGCCTCGTACTCTCGGTTCCGAAGCGGACCGGTGAGACCCCGGCCGCCGGTGAGGCGAACCACGCGCAGAGCCTCATCCTCGTCGCGGCGGACACGGCGTCGCCCCCGGCCGAGTCGGGTGTGACGTGGTCGGGTACCCGGAGCGAACCCGCGATCCGCACGTCGGTGGTCGATTCGGCCGACGGGGACCAGGTCCTTCCGTGGAACGGCGGCACCGTCGTCGATACCGTCGCCTACGAGAACCTCACCCCGGGCACCGAGTACACGGTCACCGGCGAACTGATCGACAGGGCCGACTCCACGCCCACCGGGATCACCGGCCGGACGACCTTCACCCCCACCGAACCGAACGGATCCGTGCAGGTCACCTTCACCGTCCCCGACGGCTACGCCGGCACCACCCTCGTCGCGTTCGAGCGGCTCTTCGAGGGAACCGACACGACGATCGCGCCCGTCGCGACGCACGAGGACATCAACGACCTCGCGCAGACCGTCACCGTCGAGGACGCCCCGGCCACGCCGACCCCGACCGCCTCGACGCCGACGGCTTCGACCCCGACGGCCTCGAGCCCGACGGCCCCGAACTCCACCGGCGAACAGCTCGCTCACACCGGTTCGGACCTTGCCGGTGGGCTCCTGACCGTCGCGCTGCTCGCGCTGGTCGCGGGAGGTGCCGTGCTCGCCGCCAGGCGTCGCGCGTAG